Proteins from a genomic interval of Musa acuminata AAA Group cultivar baxijiao chromosome BXJ1-9, Cavendish_Baxijiao_AAA, whole genome shotgun sequence:
- the LOC135592232 gene encoding large ribosomal subunit protein eL43z, with translation MTKRTKKAGIVGKYGTRYGASLRKQIKKMEVSQHAKYFCEFCGKYAVKRKAVGIWGCKDCGKVKAGGAYTLNTASAVTVRSTIRRLREQTEA, from the exons ATG ACTAAGCGCACCAAGAAGGCTGGAATTGTTGGAAAATATG GTACCAGATATGGTGCTAGTTTGCGCAAACAAATTAAGAAAATGGAAGTTTCACAACATGCAAAGTATTTCTGCGAGTTCTGTGGAAAG TATGCTGTGAAAAGAAAAGCAGTGGGGATCTGGGGATGCAAGGATTGTGGGAAGGTCAAGGCCGGTGGGGCCTATACCTTGAA CACCGCTAGTGCTGTTACTGTGAGGAGCACCATTCGTCGGTTGAGGGAACAAACTGAAGCGTGA
- the LOC103996557 gene encoding putative ubiquitin-conjugating enzyme E2 38 isoform X2, with translation MEQPPPPPAATLPLFAGSSSYQDPDIVEVPPSSSAWTPSQPKRKRSQVVPHDVIELDGDDDDPDDVMILGDSTSDYKNKQPVRHDKSWQKQVKDALSNDLLSSSANNGSEHAAPLDSLKIYDSGPLDLKYFDDLENEYAYDEDDYDDYESGAEVIENVFNFNLAAKFDDLDLPTGIEATVPWLKNSAAEEPSKNKQTLVLEDEIDTKYRLFKQFDTVRDHSDHHFTRPGHLKIAPTVKKPSKDWAKRIQHEWKVLEKDLPETIYVRIYEERMDILRAVIVGPAGTPYHDGLFFFDFFFPPNYPRVPPLVHYHSGGLRLNPNLYACGKVCLSLLNTWSGSGCEKWNPSNSTMLQVLVSIQALVLNAKPFFNEPGYAQTANTDYGEKKSLAYNEDTFLLSCRTMLYSLRRPPMHFEDFVAGHFRSHGRIILVACKAYMDGAQVGCIVGEGVQDVDEGDKSCSAAFKSSLKKLFEDLLMEFTVKGADCDEFLAQKVKIGTAKTADTTLRL, from the exons ATGGAgcagccgccgcctcctcctgccGCCAC ACTTCCACTCTTCGCCGGGAGCTCGTCGTACCAGGATCCGGATATCGTGGAGGTCCCGCCGTCGTCGTCGGCCTGGACGCCCAGCCAGCCGAAGCGGAAGCGGAGCCAG GTTGTTCCTCATGATGTAATTGAGCTTGATGGAGATGATGACGACCCTGATGATGTCATGATACTTGGCGATAGTACTTCAGATTACAAGAACAAACAACCTGTTAGACATGATAAAAGCTGGCAAAAGCAAGTAAAG GATGCCTTATCCAATGATCTTCTGAGTTCAAGTGCAAATAATGGCTCTGAACATGCTGCTCCACTGGATAGTTTAAAAATCTATGATTCAGGACCGCTTGATCTCAAGTATTTTGATGATCTTGAAAATGAGTATGCTTATGATGAAGATGACTATGATGATTATGAATCTGGTGCTGAAGTGATTGAGAATGTTTTCAATTTCAATTTGGCTGCAAAATTCGATGATTTGGACCTGCCAACTGGCATTGAGGCAACTGTACCATGGTTGAAGAATTCTGCAGCCGAAGAGCCAAGCAAGAACAAGCAGACACTAGTGCTTGAAGATGAAATTGATACGAAATATAGATTGTTTAAACAATTTGATACTGTTCGCGACCACTCAGATCATCATTTCACCAGACCAGGGCATCTCAAAATTGCTCCAACTGTTAAGAAA CCTTCAAAAGATTGGGCAAAGAGGATTCAGCATGAGTGGAAGGTCTTGGAAAAAGATCTACCTG AGACAATATATGTTAGAATTTATGAGGAAAGGATGGACATTCTTAGGGCCGTTATTGTTGGACCAGCTGGAACTCCATATCATGATGGCCTTTTCTTCTTCGACTTTTTCTTTCCTCCGAATTATCCCCGAGTACCTCCG CTGGTTCATTATCACTCTGGTGGGCTCAGACTAAATCCAAATTTGTATGCTTGTGGGAAGGTTTGCCTTAGCCTTCTCAATACATGGTCTGGCAGTGGATGTGAAAAGTGGAATCCATCAAATTCAACAATGCTTCAGGTCTTGGTCTCTATTCAGGCTTTAGTTCTCAATGCCAAGCCATTCTTTAATGAGCCAGGATATGCACAAACAGCCAATACAGATTATGGGGAGAAGAAATCTCTGGCTTATAACGAAGATACTTTTCTCTTGTCATGCAGGACAATGTTATATTCGCTAAGGAGGCCTCCAATG CATTTTGAAGACTTTGTAGCCGGACATTTCCGTAGTCATGGGCGTATCATCCTTGTGGCATGCAAAGCATACATGGATGGTGCTCAAGTTGGATGCATTGTTGGTGAAGGCGTGCAGGACGTTGATGAGGGCGACAAGAGTTGCTCAGCGGCATTTAAGAGCTCTCTAAAGAAACTATTTGAGGATCTTCTGATGGAATTCACGGTCAAAGGGGCCGATTGTGATGAATTCCTGGCTCAGAAGGTGAAAATTGGAACAGCCAAAACGGCAGATACTACACTAAGGTTATGA
- the LOC103996557 gene encoding putative ubiquitin-conjugating enzyme E2 38 isoform X1, with product MEQPPPPPAATYAIIAPELPLFAGSSSYQDPDIVEVPPSSSAWTPSQPKRKRSQVVPHDVIELDGDDDDPDDVMILGDSTSDYKNKQPVRHDKSWQKQVKDALSNDLLSSSANNGSEHAAPLDSLKIYDSGPLDLKYFDDLENEYAYDEDDYDDYESGAEVIENVFNFNLAAKFDDLDLPTGIEATVPWLKNSAAEEPSKNKQTLVLEDEIDTKYRLFKQFDTVRDHSDHHFTRPGHLKIAPTVKKPSKDWAKRIQHEWKVLEKDLPETIYVRIYEERMDILRAVIVGPAGTPYHDGLFFFDFFFPPNYPRVPPLVHYHSGGLRLNPNLYACGKVCLSLLNTWSGSGCEKWNPSNSTMLQVLVSIQALVLNAKPFFNEPGYAQTANTDYGEKKSLAYNEDTFLLSCRTMLYSLRRPPMHFEDFVAGHFRSHGRIILVACKAYMDGAQVGCIVGEGVQDVDEGDKSCSAAFKSSLKKLFEDLLMEFTVKGADCDEFLAQKVKIGTAKTADTTLRL from the exons ATGGAgcagccgccgcctcctcctgccGCCACGTATGCCATCATCGCCCCCGA ACTTCCACTCTTCGCCGGGAGCTCGTCGTACCAGGATCCGGATATCGTGGAGGTCCCGCCGTCGTCGTCGGCCTGGACGCCCAGCCAGCCGAAGCGGAAGCGGAGCCAG GTTGTTCCTCATGATGTAATTGAGCTTGATGGAGATGATGACGACCCTGATGATGTCATGATACTTGGCGATAGTACTTCAGATTACAAGAACAAACAACCTGTTAGACATGATAAAAGCTGGCAAAAGCAAGTAAAG GATGCCTTATCCAATGATCTTCTGAGTTCAAGTGCAAATAATGGCTCTGAACATGCTGCTCCACTGGATAGTTTAAAAATCTATGATTCAGGACCGCTTGATCTCAAGTATTTTGATGATCTTGAAAATGAGTATGCTTATGATGAAGATGACTATGATGATTATGAATCTGGTGCTGAAGTGATTGAGAATGTTTTCAATTTCAATTTGGCTGCAAAATTCGATGATTTGGACCTGCCAACTGGCATTGAGGCAACTGTACCATGGTTGAAGAATTCTGCAGCCGAAGAGCCAAGCAAGAACAAGCAGACACTAGTGCTTGAAGATGAAATTGATACGAAATATAGATTGTTTAAACAATTTGATACTGTTCGCGACCACTCAGATCATCATTTCACCAGACCAGGGCATCTCAAAATTGCTCCAACTGTTAAGAAA CCTTCAAAAGATTGGGCAAAGAGGATTCAGCATGAGTGGAAGGTCTTGGAAAAAGATCTACCTG AGACAATATATGTTAGAATTTATGAGGAAAGGATGGACATTCTTAGGGCCGTTATTGTTGGACCAGCTGGAACTCCATATCATGATGGCCTTTTCTTCTTCGACTTTTTCTTTCCTCCGAATTATCCCCGAGTACCTCCG CTGGTTCATTATCACTCTGGTGGGCTCAGACTAAATCCAAATTTGTATGCTTGTGGGAAGGTTTGCCTTAGCCTTCTCAATACATGGTCTGGCAGTGGATGTGAAAAGTGGAATCCATCAAATTCAACAATGCTTCAGGTCTTGGTCTCTATTCAGGCTTTAGTTCTCAATGCCAAGCCATTCTTTAATGAGCCAGGATATGCACAAACAGCCAATACAGATTATGGGGAGAAGAAATCTCTGGCTTATAACGAAGATACTTTTCTCTTGTCATGCAGGACAATGTTATATTCGCTAAGGAGGCCTCCAATG CATTTTGAAGACTTTGTAGCCGGACATTTCCGTAGTCATGGGCGTATCATCCTTGTGGCATGCAAAGCATACATGGATGGTGCTCAAGTTGGATGCATTGTTGGTGAAGGCGTGCAGGACGTTGATGAGGGCGACAAGAGTTGCTCAGCGGCATTTAAGAGCTCTCTAAAGAAACTATTTGAGGATCTTCTGATGGAATTCACGGTCAAAGGGGCCGATTGTGATGAATTCCTGGCTCAGAAGGTGAAAATTGGAACAGCCAAAACGGCAGATACTACACTAAGGTTATGA
- the LOC135592233 gene encoding E3 ubiquitin-protein ligase ATL42-like, with protein MREEAKNLPTQHNIGKTNMLPTHPYSHAMPLLLSLDLVFLLVSVPAAFVAAQPSDANTWSQPDVTISFRPGVAVVIGIFAIMLSVTFLLLVYAKFCHSAASEFFRTASAGHGEFLLPQHRFSGIDKAAVESLPLFRFSTLRGARDGLECAVCLSRFGDADVLRLLPRCKHAFHVDCVDRWLEAHSTCPLCRCKVDAEDAELFKCSTSSRFLFSSDRHEDGLPDLELFMERQRFDDGDHRCSSRFSIGSSFRKISRSTKEKEDLRSLEEGTNDAQPFHRFKHKIIVSDVMFKRRWSDVNASDLLSLSADMLDMVSSKRFTDPDANMEPFGDAIAGESAEGKIATNEKILKIKKEMEKKRLLENKARRINSSNSVAMPSNSCADSRDVLSSGERSMSEITNLPRFRMIRDAGSSGCAGAKDEKLRRIWLPIARRTVQWFAGRERRSQTQYSRTKEVANV; from the coding sequence ATGAGGGAAGAGGCCAAAAATCTTCCTACACAACACAACATAGGAAAGACCAACATGCTCCCCACACATCCTTATTCTCATGCTATGCCTCTCCTTCTTTCCTTGGATCTCGTGTTCCTCCTGGTATCTGTCCCGGCCGCCTTCGTCGCCGCACAGCCGTCGGATGCCAACACATGGTCGCAGCCGGACGTCACCATCTCCTTCCGGCCTGGGGTGGCGGTGGTTATCGGAATCTTCGCCATCATGTTATCGGTCACCTTCCTCCTGCTTGTATATGCCAAGTTTTGCCACTCTGCGGCCTCGGAGTTCTTCCGCACGGCGTCCGCCGGCCATGGCGAGTTCCTCCTCCCTCAGCATCGGTTCTCCGGCATAGACAAGGCCGCCGTCGAGTCGCTTCCCTTATTCCGGTTCTCGACGCTGCGCGGAGCCCGGGACGGCCTCGAGTGCGCCGTCTGCCTGTCGAGGTTCGGAGACGCGGACGTCCTCCGCCTGCTGCCGCGGTGCAAACACGCGTTCCATGTCGACTGCGTTGACCGCTGGCTCGAGGCTCACTCCACGTGCCCGCTGTGCCGATGCAAGGTCGACGCGGAGGACGCCGAGCTCTTCAAGTGCTCCACCAGCTCCCGCTTCCTGTTCTCCTCCGACCGCCATGAGGACGGCCTCCCCGACCTCGAGCTGTTCATGGAGAGACAACGCTTCGACGACGGCGACCACCGCTGCTCATCAAGATTCAGCATAGGAAGCAGCTTCAGGAAGATCAGCAGGAGCACCAAGGAGAAGGAAGATCTCAGGTCGCTGGAAGAAGGCACCAACGATGCTCAACCCTTCCACAGATTCAAGCACAAGATCATAGTCTCCGACGTCATGTTCAAGCGCCGGTGGAGCGACGTGAACGCGTCGGATTTGCTGTCGCTGAGTGCCGACATGTTGGACATGGTGTCCAGCAAAAGATTCACCGATCCGGACGCCAACATGGAGCCTTTTGGAGATGCAATAGCTGGAGAGAGCGCAGAAGGGAAGATCGCAACGAATGAGAAGATTCTGAAGATTAAGAAGGAGATGGAGAAGAAGAGATTGCTCGAGAACAAAGCCAGACGAATCAACAGCAGCAACTCAGTTGCCATGCCAAGCAATTCTTGTGCTGACTCGAGAGATGTGCTCTCGTCAGGGGAAAGATCGATGTCGGAGATCACTAACCTCCCCAGATTCAGGATGATAAGGGATGCAGGAAGCAGTGGATGCGCAGGGGCGAAAGATGAGAAGCTGAGGAGGATTTGGCTGCCGATTGCGAGGCGGACAGTGCAGTGGTTTGCCGGCAGAGAGAGGAGATCACAGACACAGTACAGTAGGACAAAGGAAGTTGCAAATGTGTGA